A genome region from Phoenix dactylifera cultivar Barhee BC4 chromosome 18, palm_55x_up_171113_PBpolish2nd_filt_p, whole genome shotgun sequence includes the following:
- the LOC103723755 gene encoding beta-catenin-like protein 1, with protein MENHHKRKRDEAPASPTASVEAANGGGEIDLSLLEAVEKSQNGGVEVLDLRALKKLVLSFERRLRDNLEARMKYPDQPEKFADTEIELHEEIERLKILAGGPELYPDLVALNTVPSIVGLLGHDNTDIAVDLVGLLMDLTDEDVLEDNDEPARVLVDALVENNALELLVQNLGRLSEADPDEAAAIYSTLATIENMIEVKPTVAELVCERTKLLRWLLGRVKVREFDANKQYASEILAILLQNSTANQKRLGQMNGVDAMLQAVAMYKSKDPKSTDEEEMLGNLFDCLCCLLMQMENKERFLKSEGVELMIIIMKQKKSAYGSAIRVLDFAMTKYPPACERFVDVLGLKTAFAAFMGKIPVGRKNNKESYQEELEERLISLIASLFGGIVRGSRRDRLLSKFVENECEKIDRLMELYMRYSDRVKAESERLSGLELDDWEMDEEERYNRKLEAGLFTLQLIAVILGHLWCSEHPRMRARIELLLRQQRLTKKDVKDILQEYHDNIGDMDGPEEKERAQAKIQKFIAAL; from the exons ATGGAGAACCACCATAAGCGGAAGCGCGACGAAGCGCCGGCGAGTCCTACGGCCTCCGTGGAGGCCGCCAACGGCGGCGGAGAGATCGACCTCTCCCTCCTGGAGGCGGTGGAGAAGTCCCAGAACGGCGGCGTGGAGGTCCTCGACCTCCGCGCTCTCAAGAAGCTGGTGCTCTCCTTCGAGCGCCGCCTCCGCGACAACCTCGAAGCCCGCATGAAGTATCCCGACCAGCCGGAGAAGTTCGCCGACACCGAAATCGAGCTCCACGAAGAGATCGAGCGACTCAAGATCCTCGCTGGCGGCCCCGAGCTCTACCCGGACCTCGTCGCCCTCAACACCGTCCCCTCCATCGTCGGTCTCCTCGGCCACGACAACACCGACATCGCCGTCGACCTTGTCGGCCTCCTCATGGACCTTACCGACGAGGACGTCCTCGAGGACAACGATGAACCCGCCCGCGTCCTCGTCGACGCCCTCGTCGAGAATAACGCCCTCGAGCTCCTCGTCCAGAACCTCGGCCGCCTCTCCGAGGCCGACCCCGACGAAGCCGCCGCCATCTATAGCACCCTCGCCACCATCGAGAACATGATCGAGGTCAAGCCCACGGTCGCCGAGCTCGTCTGTGAGCGGACCAAGCTCCTGCGCTGGCTCCTTGGGAGGGTCAAGGTCCGGGAGTTCGACGCCAACAAGCAGTACGCGTCAGAGATCCTAGCGATCCTGCTGCAGAACAGCACGGCTAACCAGAAGAGGCTGGGACAGATGAATGGTGTCGACGCGATGCTGCAGGCCGTGGCCATGTACAAGTCGAAGGACCCTAAGAGCACGGATGAGGAAGAGATGCTGGGGAACCTGTTCGACTGCTTGTGCTGCTTGCTTATGCAGATGGAGAACAAGGAGAGATTCTTGAAGTCGGAGGGGGTGGAGTTGATGATCATCATAATGAAGCAGAAGAAATCTGCTTATGGGTCGGCAATCAGGGTCCTTGATTTCGCGATGACAAAGTATCCTCCAGCTTGCGAGCGATTTGTGGATGTGTTGGGCTTGAAGACGGCATTTGCTGCTTTCATGGGTAAG ATTCCGGTGGGCAGGAAAAATAACAAAGAGAGCTACCAAGAGGAGTTAGAAGAGCGACTGATTTCGCTGATTGCATCATTATTTG GTGGTATTGTGAGAGGTTCAAGAAGGGACAGATTGTTAAGCAAATTTGTAGAAAATGAATGTGAAAAAATCGACCGACTGATGGAACTCTATATGCG GTATTCTGACAGAGTTAAAGCCGAGTCTGAACGACTTAGTGGACTTGAATTGGATGATTGGGAG atggaTGAAGAGGAGCGTTACAATCGAAAACTGGAAGCTGGGCTCTTTACTCTTCAA TTGATTGCAGTTATTCTGGGCCATCTCTGGTGTTCTGA GCACCCACGCATGAGGGCAAGAATAGAACTACTACTTAGACAACAGAGATTGACAAAGAAGGATGTGAAGGATATACTTCAG GAATATCATGATAATATTGGAGATATGGATGGACCTGAAGAGAAGGAGCGAGCACAAGCAAAGATCCAAAAATTCATTGCTGCATTGTGA
- the LOC103723762 gene encoding uncharacterized protein At2g02148 isoform X1 — protein MGTRVPVQHYNLRPANSFISGSLHDLNTVDARPGEIEGISDVDRDAVTEDSLDDDDESNSVDCIPGSYRNSIPLHGVGVDEDQSAIENSGRSSSSPYNMLTIDDVSPIETARARFLQIFVEHFIKEHVVEVADSADADYGQGHDKLNKRKAREIQYEGDPRFVLPLMYVANLYETLVNDVNMRLASLGGIREKNIGVALEAAGGLYRRLAKKFPRKGPSRFRRRELATSFETRTRFPELVVHEEKRVRFVVVNGLVIIEKPSSLTVEDAEWFKRLTGRHEVAISARDYKFYSPRHKYRRVASPSVSNIPGLAALSGPDSSSSLSNATGFRPINEPQNLQQSPSKHPMQQLPQQPQFHPLHQTNNQTIQQNQHTAHLSHIHQCTHSSHVSDLPHQHQSQTISQHLACLQSFCGGHVGGRLHLLPTSPAKFCDECGAPYLRETSKFCSECGTKRLGI, from the exons ATGGGGACCAGAGTTCCGGTGCAGCACTACAATTTGAGACCGGCCAATTCTTTCATCAGCGGCTCGCTGCACGATCTTAACACGGTAGACGCTCGCCCAGGCGAGATTGAGGGGATCAGTGATGTCGATCGTGATGCCGTCACTGAAGACAGCTTGGACGATGACGATGAATCTAATTCCGTG GACTGCATACCTGGATCATATAGGAATTCGATTCCCCTTCATGGTGTCGGAGTTGACGAAGACCAATCTGCCATTGAAAATAGTGGCAGGTCTTCAAGTTCACCTTACAACATGTTGACAATCGATG ATGTTTCACCAATAGAGACTGCAAGGGCGAGGTTCTTGCAAATTTTTGTGGAGCATTTTATCAAAGAGCATGTAGTTGAAGTGGCAGACTCTGCTGATGCTGACTATGGTCAGGGGCATGATAAATTAAACAAAAGAAAGGCACGAGAAATACAATATGAAGGTGACCCAAGGTTCGTCTTACCACTGATGTATGTGGCAAATTTGTATGAAACCTTAGTGAATGATGTGAATATGCGTCTTGCTTCCTTGGGTGGTATTCGTGAGAAGAACATTGGGGTGGCTCTTGAAGCAGCTGGTGGTTTGTATAGAAGACTAGCAAAAAAGTTTCCTAGGAAAG GACCTTCTCGCTTTAGGCGAAGAGAATTGGCAACTTCTTTTGAAACAAGGACAAGATTTCCCGAGCTAGTGGTACATGAGGAAAAACGTGTTCGCTTTGTAGTAGTCAATGGTTTGGTGATCATTGAGAAACCAAGCAGTCTGACTGTCGAGGATGCAGAGTG GTTCAAACGATTGACCGGTCGGCATGAGGTTGCTATCTCAGCAAGAGATTATAAATTTTACTCGCCCCGTCATAAGTACAGGCGGGTTGCATCTCCATCTGTCTCTAACATCCCAGGGTTGGCT GCCTTGTCAGGTCCTGATAGTTCTTCTTCATTGTCTAATGCCACGGGATTCCGTCCTATAAATGAG CCGCAAAATTTGCAGCAGTCTCCTTCAAAACATCCCATGCAACAACTTCCACAGCAGCCTCAGTTTCACCCTCTCCATCAAACAAATAACCAAACCATTCAGCAAAATCAACACACTGCCCACTTATCTCACATACATCAGTGTACACATTCTTCTCATGTATCAGATCTTCCTCACCAACATCAATCACAGACTATATCTCAACATCTGGCTTGCTTGCAATCATTTTGTGGAGGTCATGTTGGAGGGCGTTTGCATTTGCTG CCCACAAGTCCTGCAAAGTTTTGTGATGAATGTGGTGCCCCCTACTTGAGGGAGACTTCTAAATTCTGCTCTGAATGTGGTACCAAGAGGTTAGGAATCTGA
- the LOC103723762 gene encoding uncharacterized protein At2g02148 isoform X2 codes for MGTRVPVQHYNLRPANSFISGSLHDLNTVDARPGEIEGISDVDRDAVTEDSLDDDDESNSVDCIPGSYRNSIPLHGVGVDEDQSAIENSGRSSSSPYNMLTIDDVSPIETARARFLQIFVEHFIKEHVVEVADSADADYGQGHDKLNKRKAREIQYEGDPRFVLPLMYVANLYETLVNDVNMRLASLGGIREKNIGVALEAAGGLYRRLAKKFPRKGPSRFRRRELATSFETRTRFPELVVHEEKRVRFVVVNGLVIIEKPSSLTVEDAEWFKRLTGRHEVAISARDYKFYSPRHKYRRVASPSVSNIPGLAALSGPDSSSSLSNATGFRPINEPQNLQQSPSKHPMQQLPQQPQFHPLHQTNNQTIQQNQHTAHLSHIHQCTHSSHVSDLPHQHQSQTISQHLACLQSFCGGHVGGRLHLLYLLTK; via the exons ATGGGGACCAGAGTTCCGGTGCAGCACTACAATTTGAGACCGGCCAATTCTTTCATCAGCGGCTCGCTGCACGATCTTAACACGGTAGACGCTCGCCCAGGCGAGATTGAGGGGATCAGTGATGTCGATCGTGATGCCGTCACTGAAGACAGCTTGGACGATGACGATGAATCTAATTCCGTG GACTGCATACCTGGATCATATAGGAATTCGATTCCCCTTCATGGTGTCGGAGTTGACGAAGACCAATCTGCCATTGAAAATAGTGGCAGGTCTTCAAGTTCACCTTACAACATGTTGACAATCGATG ATGTTTCACCAATAGAGACTGCAAGGGCGAGGTTCTTGCAAATTTTTGTGGAGCATTTTATCAAAGAGCATGTAGTTGAAGTGGCAGACTCTGCTGATGCTGACTATGGTCAGGGGCATGATAAATTAAACAAAAGAAAGGCACGAGAAATACAATATGAAGGTGACCCAAGGTTCGTCTTACCACTGATGTATGTGGCAAATTTGTATGAAACCTTAGTGAATGATGTGAATATGCGTCTTGCTTCCTTGGGTGGTATTCGTGAGAAGAACATTGGGGTGGCTCTTGAAGCAGCTGGTGGTTTGTATAGAAGACTAGCAAAAAAGTTTCCTAGGAAAG GACCTTCTCGCTTTAGGCGAAGAGAATTGGCAACTTCTTTTGAAACAAGGACAAGATTTCCCGAGCTAGTGGTACATGAGGAAAAACGTGTTCGCTTTGTAGTAGTCAATGGTTTGGTGATCATTGAGAAACCAAGCAGTCTGACTGTCGAGGATGCAGAGTG GTTCAAACGATTGACCGGTCGGCATGAGGTTGCTATCTCAGCAAGAGATTATAAATTTTACTCGCCCCGTCATAAGTACAGGCGGGTTGCATCTCCATCTGTCTCTAACATCCCAGGGTTGGCT GCCTTGTCAGGTCCTGATAGTTCTTCTTCATTGTCTAATGCCACGGGATTCCGTCCTATAAATGAG CCGCAAAATTTGCAGCAGTCTCCTTCAAAACATCCCATGCAACAACTTCCACAGCAGCCTCAGTTTCACCCTCTCCATCAAACAAATAACCAAACCATTCAGCAAAATCAACACACTGCCCACTTATCTCACATACATCAGTGTACACATTCTTCTCATGTATCAGATCTTCCTCACCAACATCAATCACAGACTATATCTCAACATCTGGCTTGCTTGCAATCATTTTGTGGAGGTCATGTTGGAGGGCGTTTGCATTTGCTG TACTTATTGACAAAATGA